One window from the genome of Dermacentor silvarum isolate Dsil-2018 chromosome 5, BIME_Dsil_1.4, whole genome shotgun sequence encodes:
- the LOC125946090 gene encoding uncharacterized protein LOC125946090 → MSQVPPVEHAIATTSTPDMCCTEWNALNLPCTNEHNASCRLLEHCRVFNEVLLGAGLELREDRRAKGRAGALIAVAKSSTCGCVLYGSMEDPRKAKALDLVECLLGQHHCITAVEFNCNLTQRRSLLQAVKRHCSLKSVTVWGNVFTSDSAACMFKVIKSLSQLESLAFKVYDSQKEWGIDTDMSCSSFDLNMYHLTTLDVADLILTDIQASRLVQELIENNSITDLAVGECVFLSCDKDSHPLFIRYLSREESTLQKLTLRSANILDSGFLLRELIEVFGTMNNLQELTVDIVLTRRIFIDAVTLFAEVVTQSVTLRTLTLPSTNCGCQAPVWSSSAQLPDSKAAQGVEPWLAALRKPNSALNQLCIDLRAFSEPECCAFFDAVAGNNALKLVIVNSLPCIDRLDRVSNAIREQRLNDRVVIKGHYMYNSTKQLQQCPQISSVAISASNLWFSRNISMRSINSALKFVGDCAHITTLWVNCDYFNRKAFSALAACLRGPSSLIDVDLNISHIWNLPTKQERRDVHTQLLSALASNLKLVRVSVTGVLLSDNDLKVLADGASESCRLIDLTITPACVSYAMHNEICGKEGCCFVHMAEAFPGTSDFKNMALADILEATRRNASAVSAAAQFVVGEQDGVKGARDMELMHDHPRLLEMVREGAGVSSAEAKKMISSAWLRVRRCSLEEFMRMAGVVKEKMKCLGHPDARPQLSDINHDCWLNIRDFLKIADVLQN, encoded by the exons ATGTCGCAAGTGCCGCCAGTAGAACATGCGATCGCCACCACAAGCACACCCGACATGTGCTGCACAGAATGGAACGCCCTCAACCTCCCCTGCACAAATGAGCACAATGCGAGCTGTCGATTACTGGAGCACTGTCGTGTATTCAACGAGGTACTTCTTGGCGCTGGCCTGGAGCTTAGGGAAGACAGACGAGCAAAGGGCAGAGCGGGTGCCCTCATTGCGGTCGCCAAGTCAAGCACTTGCGGGTGTGTCTTGTATGGATCAATGGAAGACCCCCGTAAAGCGAAAGCACTGGACCTTGTTGAGTGTCTACTCGGCCAGCACCACTGCATTACAGCGGTGGAATTCAATTGCAACTTGACGCAACGCCGTTCGTTGCTCCAAGCAGTAAAACGCCATTGCTCTTTGAAAAGTGTTACTGTCTGGGGAAATGTTTTCACATCTGACAGCGCAGCATGCATGTTCAAGGTTATCAAATCTCTCTCGCAGCTCGAGAGTCTTGCCTTCAAGGTTTACGACTCTCAGAAGGAATGGGGAATTGATACGGATATGTCTTGTAGTTCATTTGACCTAAACATGTATCATCTGACGACTCTCGACGTTGCAGACCTTATACTGACAGATATCCAAGCTTCTCGGCTGGTCCAGGAGCTCATTGAAAACAACAGCATCACCGACCTCGCCGTCGGAGAATGCGTGTTCCTCTCCTGCGACAAAGATTCCCACCCGCTCTTCATCAGATACCTTTCCAGAGAAGAGTCCACGCTGCAGAAGCTCACCCTCAGATCTGCCAACATTTTGGATAGCGGTTTCCTCCTGAGGGAACTCATCGAGGTGTTCGGCACGATGAATAATTTACAAGAACTGACTGTGGACATCGTCTTGACGAGGAGAATATT CATAGACGCAGTCACCCTCTTCGCGGAAGTGGTCACTCAGAGCGTCACACTACGCACCCTGACACTGCCTTCGACGAACTGCGGATGCCAAGCTCCAGTCTGGTCTTCTAGTGCCCAGCTTCCAGACAGCAAAGCTGCGCAAGGGGTGGAGCCCTGGCTCGCAGCCCTTCGAAAACCAAACTCGGCGCTCAACCAGCTCTGCATCGATTTGCGCGCCTTCAGCGAACCTGAGTGCTGCGCCTTCTTCGACGCAGTCGCGGGTAATAACGCTCTGAAGTTGGTGATCGTCAACTCTTTGCCCTGCATTGACAGGCTAGACAGGGTCTCCAACGCGATTCGAGAGCAACGGCTGAACGATCGAGTGGTCATCAAGGGGCATTACATGTACAACAGCACGAAACAGCTGCAGCAGTGCCCCCAAATTAGCAGCGTAGCCATCAGTGCAAGCAATTTATGGTTCAGCAGAAACATCTCCATGCGTTCAATTAACTCTGCTTTAAAATTTGTTGGTGACTGTGCTCACATAACGACACTGTGGGTTAATTGTGACTACTTCAATCGCAAGGCATTCTCCGCCTTGGCTGCATGTCTGAGGGGCCCGTCTTCGCTCATTGATGTCGACCTAAACATTAGTCACATTTGGAACCTTCCTACAAAACAGGAGCGTCGGGACGTGCACACGCAACTTCTATCAGCACTGGCGTCCAACCTCAAACTAGTCAGAGTCAGCGTTACAGGAGTGCTGCTGTCCGACAATGACTTGAAAGTGCTCGCGGATGGTGCCAGCGAGAGTTGCCGGCTCATAGATCTCACCATAACTCCGGCCTGTGTTTCCTATGCCATGCATAATGAAATATGTGGAAAAGAGGGCTGCTGCTTTGTGCACATGGCCGAAGCGTTCCCGGGAACATCGGACTTCAAGAACATGGCGCTGGCGGACATCTTG GAAGCGACCAGAAGGAATGCGTCCGCTGTCTCGGCCGCTGCACAGTTCGTGGTAGGCGAGCAAGATGGCGTCAAAGGGGCACGTGACATGGAGCTGATGCACGACCATCCACGCCTCCTCGAAATGGTGAGGGAAGGTGCGGGTGTCTCCAGTGCCGAAGCCAAGAAGATGATCAGCAGCGCCTGGCTTCGTGTCCGCCGCTGTAGCCTCGAAGAGTTTATGCGAATGGCTGGTGTCGTCAAGGAGAAGATGAAGTGCCTGGGTCATCCCGATGCCAGGCCACAGCTCAGCGACATCAACCACGACTGCTGGCTGAACATCCGCGATTTCCTGAAGATAGCAGACGTTCTGCAAAACTGA